One genomic window of Centropristis striata isolate RG_2023a ecotype Rhode Island chromosome 20, C.striata_1.0, whole genome shotgun sequence includes the following:
- the LOC131993607 gene encoding max-interacting protein 1-like: MVKYMRQHSELKPEEVLSESDASMDQQDFGDLSDYSFSDVLYSKCSAMDQIGTFMKNVQVLLDAANYIENIEKNNGKCEHGYASTYPATQTAHQQKQRKFKNRKLDNIHNRSAHNELEKNRRAHLRLCLERLKSLIPLGPECSRHTTLGLLNKAKAHIKKLEEMDRRSLHQLETLEREQRHLQRQLAQLQTHGDRERVRTDSLGSRMDSDRSESDREEIEVDVESTEFSHGEMDSVSTSGASDLDDHSSRQSSASDEGYSTCSLKLAFSA, encoded by the exons ATGGTAAAGTACATGCGACAGCACAGCGAGCTGAAACCCGAAGAGGTGCTGTCGGAGTCTGATGCGTCCATGGACCAGCAGGATTTCGGAGATTTGTCCGACTATTCTTTCAGCGACGTTTTATACTCCAAATGTTCCGCAATGGACCAAATCGGCACTTTCATGAAGAACGTGCAAGTGCTGCTCGATGCAGCAAATTACATAGAAAATATCGAGAAGAACAACGGAA AATGTGAGCATGGTTATGCTTCAACATACCCTGCAACCCAGACTGCACATCAACAGAAACAGCGTAAATTCAAGAACAGGAAATTGGACAATATTCACAATAG GTCAGCACACAATGAACTGGAAAAAAATAG ACGAGCACATCTCCGCCTGTGTTTGGAGAGGTTGAAGTCCCTCATCCCTCTGGGACCAGAGTGCAGTCGGCACACAACACTGGGACTGCTCAATAAGGCCAAAGCACATATCAAG AAACTTGAAGAGATGGACCGAAGGAGTCTGCACCAGCTGGAGACcttagagagggagcagaggcATCTGCAGAGGCAGCTAGCTCAGCTGCAGACTCATGGAGACAGGGAGAGGGTCCGTACGGACAGCCTGGGGTCCCGCATGGATTCTGACCGCTCAGAGTCTGACAGAG AGGAGATTGAAGTTGATGTGGAAAGCACTGAGTTCTCCCATGGAGAAATGGACAGTGTAAGCACCAGTGGTGCAAGTGACCTAGATGACCACAGCAGCCGGCAGAGCTCAGCCAGTGACGAGGGCTACTCcacatgcagcctaaaactggCCTTCTCTGCTTAA